One stretch of Lytechinus variegatus isolate NC3 chromosome 17, Lvar_3.0, whole genome shotgun sequence DNA includes these proteins:
- the LOC121430741 gene encoding uncharacterized protein C16orf52 homolog B-like, with amino-acid sequence MDSFLKAAGVLYFVAVALAMVSLALPEWVVSAEREDLRLGLLQHCQQIHGRPMQCNYRYPPDGPVSWIFAAILILLGVLALTIGMVMIALSDKMPQLRRYPKYLGLASWSLFCLAIVMFPAGFNLPLIGGESFLLPSSAKTGISYGLFFTGILCTVCGAVLALGRMYFAMIVWRGHT; translated from the coding sequence ATGGATTCCTTTTTGAAAGCTGCAGGGGTGCTATACTTTGTTGCTGTTGCACTTGCAATGGTCAGCCTTGCTTTGCCTGAATGGGTGGTGTCAGCAGAGCGCGAAGACCTACGTCTTGGACTACTGCAGCATTGCCAACAGATCCACGGTCGTCCCATGCAGTGCAACTATCGCTATCCGCCAGATGGACCGGTGTCATGGATCTTTGCGGCCATCCTCATCCTCCTTGGCGTTCTCGCGCTGACGATCGGCATGGTGATGATTGCGCTTTCGGACAAAATGCCGCAGCTGAGGCGATATCCAAAGTACCTTGGCCTCGCATCTTGGTCGCTATTCTGTCTTGCCATCGTCATGTTCCCAGCGGGTTTCAATCTCCCCTTGATCGGTGGGGAGAGCTTTCTCTTGCCAAGTAGCGCTAAGACGGGGATCTCGTACGGACTCTTCTTCACAGGGATTTTGTGCACAGTCTGCGGGGCTGTGTTAGCGCTGGGAAGGATGTACTTTGCAATGATCGTCTGGAGAGGACATACATGA